A DNA window from Drosophila suzukii unplaced genomic scaffold, CBGP_Dsuzu_IsoJpt1.0 scf_8, whole genome shotgun sequence contains the following coding sequences:
- the LOC139355081 gene encoding uncharacterized protein, with protein MDYDGNSCARNWVTQLQNIAQVYNLDSFGVRMLLIAKLKGKAQVWLHANATRILEPTDHLCEQLILAFATKMSKGELRNAFQNRQWRSGERFASYFEEKVMLANDINIDKEELLENIIEGIPAPGLRDQARIQCFAEPGQILKAFSAIRLPERKQEVNSSQRSSEKIADTKDFRCANCNSKGHYAKDCQKPKREPGSCYACGKFGHFVGQCPERKSANANKYHAS; from the exons ATGGACTACGACGGCAACTCGTGTGCCCGTAACTGGGTCACACAGCTGCAAAACATTGCGCAGGTGTACAACTTGGACTCGTTTGGTGTGCGCATGCTTCTTATTGCCAAACTAAAAGGAAAAGCCCAAGTTTGGCTGCACGCAAACGCAACACGCATTTTGGAGCCAACCGACCACCTTTGTGAGCAGCTGATCCTAGCATTTGCAACTAAGATGTCAAAGGGGGAGCTGAGGAACGCGTTCCAAAATCGTCAGTGGCGTTCAGGAGAAAGGTTCGCTTCTTATTTCGAGGAGAAAGTTATGCTGGCCAACGATATAAACATCGACAAGGAGGAGCTCCTCGAAAACATCATCGAAGGAATTCCAGCACCAGGGCTACGCGACCAAGCTCGCATACAATGTTTCGCCGAACCTGGGCAGATTTTGAAAGCCTTCTCTGCAATCCGTTTACCTGAACGAAAGCAGGAGGTCAATTCTTCGCAGCGCTCTTCCGAAAAGATTGCAGACACAAAGGACTTCCGTTGCGCCAATTGCAACTCAAAGGGCCACTACGCCAAGGACTGTCAGAAACCGAAACGAGAGCCCGGATCATGCTACGCATGTGGCAAATTTGGACACTTTGTGGGTCAGTGCCCTGAGCGTAAAAGCgcaaatgcaaataaatac CATGCCTCATAG